In Oryza glaberrima chromosome 8, OglaRS2, whole genome shotgun sequence, the following are encoded in one genomic region:
- the LOC127782945 gene encoding UPF0481 protein At3g47200-like, whose protein sequence is MNISRSYINNSTVEVTIIPPIQERVKKTFERLEADFCKNERKIHRFPQGLRRWIGGEGDRYIVPTFVALGPYHHGKPHLQKTEELKHAAAHYLCMKSGRSVEEVYAKVLAVAGEARGCYDNDDNAVAQFSDDEFAEMMFLDGCFLLKYMSSDYGCSLLTNRMVLSTGLCILRDIMLLENQIPWLVLDALMSTFSIRMTVVHMFLEMIRSGFIGSFRKGDIGRWADENSRPPHLLGLARSYLIIGIGMPPHEEEGIVDGDGDGGTFSIASSAVELKEIGIRVTPSKEEWFTYMNLKTDKLALHLLGELSLTPFFLNDFTACWLVNMAALEACTATDPISDDGFIISSYLSLLAMLMDKEEDVHELRAKGLIHSFFSNKEMLAFFKGFERHLRLGSRYFTIIQQIEHYKRNKRASIVIHKLVYNNWRIIVKLVSIASVIMGIFKAILSLKRP, encoded by the coding sequence ATGAATATTAGTAGGAGTTATATTAATAATTCCACAGTAGAGGTGACAATAATACCGCCTATCCAAGAGAGGGTGAAGAAGACATTTGAGAGGCTTGAGGCTGATTTCTGCAAGAATGAGAGGAAGATCCATAGGTTTCCACAAGGCCTAAGAAGATGGATCGGGGGTGAAGGCGACCGCTACATCGTCCCAACCTTCGTTGCCCTGGGTCCATACCACCACGGCAAGCCTCACCTGCAAAAGACGGAGGAGCTGAAGCACGCAGCGGCACACTACCTGTGCATGAAGTCGGGCCGCTCGGTTGAGGAAGTCTACGCCAAGGTcctcgcggtcgccggcgaggcccgTGGCTGCTACGACAACGACGACAATGCCGTCGCTCAGTTCAGCGACGACGAGTTCGCGGAGATGATGTTCCTGGATGGCTGCTTCCTGCTGAAGTATATGAGCTCTGATTATGGTTGTTCTCTGTTGACAAACCGGATGGTTTTGTCGACAGGGCTATGCATCCTGAGGGACATTATGCTGCTGGAGAACCAGATTCCATGGCTGGTGCTTGACGCCCTCATGTCGACCTTCTCCATACGCATGACGGTAGTGCATATGTTCCTCGAAATGATAAGATCTGGTTTCATAGGGTCTTTCAGAAAAGGGGATATTGGCCGATGGGCCGATGAGAACTCTAGGCCCCCGCATCTGCTTGGCCTTGCCCGATCCTACTTAATCATAGGCATCGGCATGCCTCCTCATGAAGAGGAAGGGATCGTcgacggggacggggacgggggcACATTCTCTATAGCCAGTAGCGCCGTCGAGCTTAAAGAAATAGGCATCAGAGTGACCCCGAGCAAGGAAGAATGGTTCACCTACATGAACCTCAAAACCGACAAATTGGCTCTCCACCTCTTAGGCGAGCTCTCCCTCACACCCTTCTTCCTAAATGACTTCACCGCTTGCTGGCTGGTTAACATGGCAGCGCTCGAGGCGTGTACAGCCACCGATCCTATATCAGATGATGGATTTATCATCAGCTCCTACCTCTCACTCCTGGCGATGTTGATGGACAAGGAGGAGGACGTGCATGAGCTGCGAGCAAAGGGACTCATCCACAGCTTCTTCAGCAACAAGGAGATGCTCGCTTTCTTCAAGGGCTTCGAAAGGCACCTCCGCCTTGGCTCCCGCTACTTCACCATTATACAACAGATAGAGCACTACAAGCGCAATAAGCGGGCATCCATCGTCATCCATAAGCTCGTCTACAACAATTGGAGGATCATCGTGAAGCTCGTCTCCATCGCTAGCGTGATTATGGGGATCTTCAAGGCAATCCTCTCTCTCAAGCGCCCCTAG